In Sideroxyarcus emersonii, one DNA window encodes the following:
- a CDS encoding pyruvate, water dikinase regulatory protein: MTTQKRTVFYVSDGTGITAETLGHGLLSQFEGIEFRPLRFPFLDSEDKARECLARINEVSRREGVRPIVIMTQTNPELGAILHQAEAFFIDLFDAFIAPLEQELDCRYTRVMGRSHGHANPEYNSRIAAMNFALAHDDGVSDADLKSADIILVGVSRSGKTPTSLYLSLQFSLKAANYPLIPEDFERDHLPSRLKPYRNKLFGLTIAPEQLHRIRNERRPNSKYASLENCRYEVAAAERMMRREGIKWFDTTSRSIEELAVQLMQELNLER, from the coding sequence ATGACAACCCAGAAACGCACCGTGTTCTATGTATCCGACGGCACCGGCATCACCGCCGAGACCCTGGGGCACGGCCTGCTGTCGCAATTCGAAGGAATCGAATTCCGGCCCTTGCGCTTCCCGTTCCTCGACAGCGAGGACAAGGCCCGGGAATGCCTGGCGCGCATCAATGAAGTCAGCCGGCGCGAAGGGGTTCGCCCCATCGTGATCATGACCCAGACCAATCCCGAACTCGGCGCCATCCTGCACCAGGCGGAGGCCTTCTTCATCGACCTGTTCGACGCCTTCATCGCACCGCTCGAGCAGGAGCTCGACTGCAGGTACACCCGCGTCATGGGGCGGTCGCACGGCCATGCCAACCCGGAATACAACTCGCGCATCGCGGCCATGAATTTTGCGCTGGCCCACGACGACGGCGTATCGGATGCGGACCTGAAAAGCGCCGACATCATCCTGGTCGGCGTGTCGCGCAGCGGCAAGACGCCGACCAGCCTGTACCTGTCACTGCAATTTTCCCTCAAGGCGGCCAACTATCCGCTGATCCCGGAGGATTTCGAGCGCGACCATCTGCCCTCGCGGCTGAAGCCTTATCGCAATAAGCTGTTCGGCCTGACCATCGCGCCCGAGCAGTTGCATCGCATCCGCAACGAGCGCCGCCCGAACAGCAAATATGCCTCGCTGGAGAACTGCCGTTACGAGGTTGCGGCGGCGGAACGCATGATGCGCCGCGAAGGCATCAAGTGGTTCGACACCACCTCGCGTTCCATCGAGGAACTGGCGGTACAACTGATGCAGGAACTCAATCTCGAACGGTGA
- a CDS encoding LysR family transcriptional regulator: protein MSTEKQSYYKNNRLKQMRAFCEVVHTGSVTLAAQKLFLSQPSVTLQIQAMERELGVTVFERRGPVLKLTPDGETLYALAKPLVEGIDGLEENFAAQHGKLDSGELNIGAGESTILYILPEAVRRFVTAHPRIQLKIHNETGRDGLKMLRADEIDLVVGSMLDVPDDITYQPVVTFDPALIVPLGHPLASRTEVTLEEISQYGLILPPRHLSTWRMVKYVFQQHNLTFTVTLEAGGWEVIKKYVELGMGISIVTDICLTGTEKLARIPLKQYFPQRGYGLVLRKGRFLSPQARRFVEILNEVYDLEPASAGLTVRD, encoded by the coding sequence ATGAGCACCGAAAAACAGAGCTACTACAAGAACAATCGCCTCAAGCAGATGCGGGCTTTTTGCGAAGTCGTCCACACCGGCAGCGTCACCCTGGCCGCGCAGAAGCTGTTCCTGAGCCAGCCTTCGGTGACCCTGCAGATCCAGGCGATGGAACGCGAACTGGGCGTGACCGTGTTCGAACGCCGCGGTCCGGTCCTCAAACTGACGCCCGACGGGGAAACCCTGTATGCGCTGGCCAAGCCGCTGGTGGAAGGCATCGACGGCCTTGAGGAGAATTTCGCCGCCCAGCACGGCAAGCTGGATTCGGGCGAACTGAACATCGGCGCGGGCGAATCGACCATCCTGTATATCCTGCCGGAAGCAGTGCGCCGCTTCGTCACCGCCCATCCGCGCATCCAGCTGAAGATCCACAACGAGACCGGGCGCGACGGATTGAAGATGCTGCGTGCCGACGAGATCGACCTCGTCGTCGGTTCCATGCTGGACGTGCCGGACGACATCACCTACCAGCCGGTGGTCACGTTCGATCCCGCACTCATCGTTCCGCTCGGGCATCCGCTGGCCAGCCGCACCGAAGTCACGCTGGAAGAGATCAGCCAGTACGGCCTGATCCTGCCGCCCCGCCATCTCTCGACCTGGCGCATGGTCAAGTATGTGTTCCAGCAGCACAACCTGACGTTCACCGTGACGCTGGAAGCGGGCGGCTGGGAGGTCATCAAGAAATATGTGGAACTGGGGATGGGCATCTCCATCGTGACCGACATCTGCCTGACCGGGACCGAGAAGCTGGCACGCATCCCGCTCAAGCAATACTTTCCGCAACGCGGCTACGGCCTGGTGCTGCGCAAGGGGCGTTTCCTGTCGCCGCAGGCACGGCGCTTCGTTGAGATACTGAACGAGGTCTACGACCTGGAACCGGCCTCCGCCGGGCTCACCGTTCGAGATTGA
- a CDS encoding (Fe-S)-binding protein produces the protein MGTAYSVLVTGAFMAGLGGLLAFFLAIASKRLYVYEDPRIDQVEELLPHSNCGACGTAGCRNFAEQAVAGRIEPASCTVNTPEQNKVIAALLGVALGDVEKRVARLACAGGRHVAKMRAHYAGLSSCRAAAVAGGGGKSCAWGCLGLGDCADVCDFDAIAMDSHGLPVVDLAKCTACGDCVDICPKDLFSIQGVSHKLWMACRNESAPDTAEAACEVACTACGRCVADGAAGLIHLERNLAVIDYARNDSASRQAIERCPTGAIVWLEGDKVIKGKSAKKIIRIEPLPAMAEA, from the coding sequence ATGGGAACAGCATATAGCGTACTGGTGACGGGAGCCTTCATGGCCGGTTTGGGCGGCCTGCTGGCGTTTTTCCTGGCGATTGCCAGCAAGCGGCTCTATGTGTACGAAGATCCCCGCATCGACCAGGTCGAAGAACTGCTCCCGCATTCCAATTGCGGTGCCTGCGGCACGGCGGGCTGCCGCAACTTCGCCGAACAGGCCGTGGCCGGCAGGATCGAACCGGCTTCCTGCACCGTCAATACTCCGGAACAAAACAAGGTCATCGCCGCGTTGCTGGGCGTTGCACTGGGTGACGTGGAAAAGCGTGTCGCCCGTCTTGCCTGCGCGGGCGGTCGACATGTGGCAAAGATGCGGGCCCATTATGCCGGCCTGTCGTCGTGCCGCGCCGCCGCAGTCGCAGGCGGTGGCGGCAAGAGCTGCGCCTGGGGCTGCCTCGGGCTGGGCGATTGTGCCGACGTGTGCGATTTCGACGCCATCGCCATGGACAGTCACGGCCTGCCGGTAGTCGATCTGGCCAAATGCACCGCCTGCGGCGACTGCGTCGACATCTGCCCGAAGGATCTGTTCTCCATCCAGGGCGTGTCGCACAAACTGTGGATGGCTTGCCGCAACGAATCCGCTCCGGATACGGCAGAGGCCGCTTGCGAAGTGGCCTGTACCGCCTGCGGGCGTTGCGTGGCTGACGGCGCGGCCGGGCTGATCCACCTCGAACGCAATCTCGCCGTCATCGACTACGCCAGGAACGATAGCGCGAGCCGGCAGGCCATCGAACGCTGTCCCACCGGCGCCATCGTCTGGCTCGAGGGCGACAAGGTCATCAAGGGCAAATCCGCCAAAAAGATCATCCGTATCGAACCATTACCAGCCATGGCAGAGGCATAG